One window from the genome of Emys orbicularis isolate rEmyOrb1 chromosome 22, rEmyOrb1.hap1, whole genome shotgun sequence encodes:
- the ALDH4A1 gene encoding delta-1-pyrroline-5-carboxylate dehydrogenase, mitochondrial isoform X2: protein MLLPPLRRALLGCPRAGLRWQHRIAVEVTNEPILEFKQGSPERAALQKALNDLKGKTEAIPCVVGGEEVWTSDVRYQLSPFNHSHKVAKFCYADKDLLNKAINAAVAVRKEWDLKPIQDRAQIFFKAADILSGPRRAEMLAKTMIGQGKTVMQAEIDAAAELIDFFRFNAKYALELENSQPVSIPISTNSMVYRGLEGFVAAVSPFNFTAIGGNLAGAPALMGNVVLWKPSDAAMLSNFTIYRILLEAGLPPNVIQFVPADGAVFGDTVTSSEHFCGLNFTGSVPTFKHLWKQVSENLDRYRTFPRLAGECGGKNFHFVHSSADVPSVVNGTLRSAFEYSGQKCSACSRLYAPDSLWPQIKAKLLEEHRKIKVGDPAQDFATFFSAVIDDKEIFGPVLTVYVYPEKQYKEILQLIDTTSPYGLTGAVFAQDKHVIQEARTLLRNAAGNFYINDKSTGAIVAQQPFGGARASGTNDKPGSPFYLLRWTSPQAIKETHVPLGDWQYAYMQ from the exons ATGCTGCTGCCCCCGCTGCGGAGAGCGCTGCTGGGCTGCCCCCGCGCTGG gCTGCGATGGCAACACCGTATAGCTGTAGAGGTGACCAACGAACCCATTCTGGAGTTCAAGCAGGGCAGCCCGGAACGAGCGGCTCTTCAGAAG GCGCTAAACGATCTGAAGGGCAAGACGGAGGCCATCCCGTGcgtggtggggggagaagaggtgtgGACATCAGACGTCCGGTACCAGTTGTCG CCGTTCAATCACTCGCACAAGGTGGCCAAGTTCTGCTATGCGGACAAG GACTTGCTTAACAAAGCAATCAACGCCGCCGTGGCCGTGCGGAAGGAATGGGACCTGAAACCCATCCAGGACAGGGCACAGATCTTCTTCAAGGCGGCCGACATACTGAGCGGCCCAAGGCGAGCGGAAATGCTGGCCAAAACCATGATTGGGCAG GGCAAAACCGTCATGCAGGCGGAAATCGACGCAGCCGCGGAGCTGATAGATTTCTTCCGATTCAACGCCAAGTATGCGCTGGAGCTGGAGAACTCTCAGCCCGTCAGCATCCCCATCAGCACCAACAGCATGGTCTACCgggggctggag GGCTTTGTGGCAGCTGTTTCGCCCTTTAACTTCACTGCGATTGGCGGGAACCTGGCAGGGGCTCCGGCTTTGATG ggAAACGTGGTCCTGTGGAAACCCAGCGACGCCGCCATGCTGTCCAACTTCACCATCTACAGGATCCTCCTGGAAGCTGGTCTCCCTCCAAACGTCATTCAGTTTGTCCCGGCTGACGGAGCTGTTTTTGGAGACACGGTCACAAGCTCTGAACATTTCTGCGGGCTCAACTTCACGGGCAGCGTGCC AACCTTCAAGCACCTTTGGAAGCAGGTGTCGGAGAACCTGGATCGATACCGCACCTTCCCGCGCCTGGCAGGAG AGTGCGGCGGGAAGAACTTCCACTTCGTGCACAGCTCAGCCGACGTGCCCAGCGTGGTGAACGGGACCCTGCGCTCGGCCTTCGAGTACAGCGGCCAGAAATGCTCGGCCTGCTCCCGCCTCTACGCCCCCGACTCGCTGTGGCCCCAGATCAAAGCGAAACTGTTGGAGGAGCACAGGAAGATCAAAGTGGGAGAC CCTGCCCAGGATTTCGCGACCTTTTTCTCGGCTGTGATCGATGACAAG GAAATTTTTGGCCCAGTCCTGACTGTCTATGTCTATCCAGAAAAGCAGTACAAGGAAATCCTACAGCTCATAGACACCACATCCCCCTACGGCCTCACGGGGGCAGTGTTCGCCCAGGATAA GCACGTCATCCAGGAAGCGAGGACGCTTCTGAGGAATGCAGCTGGCAACTTCTACATTAACGACAAGTCGACGGGTGCAATTGTGGCCCAGCAGCCATTTGGGGGTGCCCGTGCCTCAG GAACCAATGACAAACCGGGCAGTCCCTTCTACCTCCTGCGCTGGACGTCTCCCCAGGCCATCAAGGAGACCCACGTGCCCCTCGGAGACTGGCAGTACGCGTACATGCAATGA
- the ALDH4A1 gene encoding delta-1-pyrroline-5-carboxylate dehydrogenase, mitochondrial isoform X1 has product MLLPPLRRALLGCPRAGLRWQHRIAVEVTNEPILEFKQGSPERAALQKALNDLKGKTEAIPCVVGGEEVWTSDVRYQLSPFNHSHKVAKFCYADKDLLNKAINAAVAVRKEWDLKPIQDRAQIFFKAADILSGPRRAEMLAKTMIGQGKTVMQAEIDAAAELIDFFRFNAKYALELENSQPVSIPISTNSMVYRGLEGFVAAVSPFNFTAIGGNLAGAPALMGNVVLWKPSDAAMLSNFTIYRILLEAGLPPNVIQFVPADGAVFGDTVTSSEHFCGLNFTGSVPTFKHLWKQVSENLDRYRTFPRLAGECGGKNFHFVHSSADVPSVVNGTLRSAFEYSGQKCSACSRLYAPDSLWPQIKAKLLEEHRKIKVGDPAQDFATFFSAVIDDKSFARIKKWIQHAKTSPNLSILAGGTCDDTVGYFVEPCIVESKDPKDPIMEEEIFGPVLTVYVYPEKQYKEILQLIDTTSPYGLTGAVFAQDKHVIQEARTLLRNAAGNFYINDKSTGAIVAQQPFGGARASGTNDKPGSPFYLLRWTSPQAIKETHVPLGDWQYAYMQ; this is encoded by the exons ATGCTGCTGCCCCCGCTGCGGAGAGCGCTGCTGGGCTGCCCCCGCGCTGG gCTGCGATGGCAACACCGTATAGCTGTAGAGGTGACCAACGAACCCATTCTGGAGTTCAAGCAGGGCAGCCCGGAACGAGCGGCTCTTCAGAAG GCGCTAAACGATCTGAAGGGCAAGACGGAGGCCATCCCGTGcgtggtggggggagaagaggtgtgGACATCAGACGTCCGGTACCAGTTGTCG CCGTTCAATCACTCGCACAAGGTGGCCAAGTTCTGCTATGCGGACAAG GACTTGCTTAACAAAGCAATCAACGCCGCCGTGGCCGTGCGGAAGGAATGGGACCTGAAACCCATCCAGGACAGGGCACAGATCTTCTTCAAGGCGGCCGACATACTGAGCGGCCCAAGGCGAGCGGAAATGCTGGCCAAAACCATGATTGGGCAG GGCAAAACCGTCATGCAGGCGGAAATCGACGCAGCCGCGGAGCTGATAGATTTCTTCCGATTCAACGCCAAGTATGCGCTGGAGCTGGAGAACTCTCAGCCCGTCAGCATCCCCATCAGCACCAACAGCATGGTCTACCgggggctggag GGCTTTGTGGCAGCTGTTTCGCCCTTTAACTTCACTGCGATTGGCGGGAACCTGGCAGGGGCTCCGGCTTTGATG ggAAACGTGGTCCTGTGGAAACCCAGCGACGCCGCCATGCTGTCCAACTTCACCATCTACAGGATCCTCCTGGAAGCTGGTCTCCCTCCAAACGTCATTCAGTTTGTCCCGGCTGACGGAGCTGTTTTTGGAGACACGGTCACAAGCTCTGAACATTTCTGCGGGCTCAACTTCACGGGCAGCGTGCC AACCTTCAAGCACCTTTGGAAGCAGGTGTCGGAGAACCTGGATCGATACCGCACCTTCCCGCGCCTGGCAGGAG AGTGCGGCGGGAAGAACTTCCACTTCGTGCACAGCTCAGCCGACGTGCCCAGCGTGGTGAACGGGACCCTGCGCTCGGCCTTCGAGTACAGCGGCCAGAAATGCTCGGCCTGCTCCCGCCTCTACGCCCCCGACTCGCTGTGGCCCCAGATCAAAGCGAAACTGTTGGAGGAGCACAGGAAGATCAAAGTGGGAGAC CCTGCCCAGGATTTCGCGACCTTTTTCTCGGCTGTGATCGATGACAAG TCTTTTGCACGTATTAAGAAGTGGATCCAACACGCCAAGACGTCGCCCAACCTCAGCATCCTGGCGGGGGGGACGTGTGATGACACCGTTGGGTATTTTGTCGAGCCGTGTATCGTGGAGAGCAAAGACCCAAAGGACCCCATCATGGAAGAG GAAATTTTTGGCCCAGTCCTGACTGTCTATGTCTATCCAGAAAAGCAGTACAAGGAAATCCTACAGCTCATAGACACCACATCCCCCTACGGCCTCACGGGGGCAGTGTTCGCCCAGGATAA GCACGTCATCCAGGAAGCGAGGACGCTTCTGAGGAATGCAGCTGGCAACTTCTACATTAACGACAAGTCGACGGGTGCAATTGTGGCCCAGCAGCCATTTGGGGGTGCCCGTGCCTCAG GAACCAATGACAAACCGGGCAGTCCCTTCTACCTCCTGCGCTGGACGTCTCCCCAGGCCATCAAGGAGACCCACGTGCCCCTCGGAGACTGGCAGTACGCGTACATGCAATGA